One stretch of Oceanispirochaeta sp. DNA includes these proteins:
- a CDS encoding DMT family transporter: MKSLDSRILAILASLLWATAFLGVKVGLESAPPFLFAGIRFLGAGLAVALINRKKGVFIQIRSHWRIVILVGFLQTFMLYGFFFYSLTFMKASTGAIVNGIGPLLVALVAHFTLSANKLKKSQFFCLLMGVAGVFLVTYNGAADGSTGLESLNSSETRGILLMLGGLISGAFASVAVTKSPDSLDPFVLNAGQLIIGSLGLLLAGFIQGDHFYYGIPDLGFWISLLWLMFVTGGGFSIWYYLLKVRKEALSEIAVWRFLIPLGGSVLSWIFMKNDNPTFLSFCGMTLTALSIFLFYRISSSRENPEILKEGEF, translated from the coding sequence TTGAAATCACTTGATTCACGTATCCTGGCCATTTTGGCCAGCCTTTTATGGGCTACCGCCTTTTTAGGAGTCAAAGTCGGTCTTGAATCGGCACCCCCTTTTTTGTTTGCAGGCATCCGCTTTTTAGGTGCCGGTCTGGCAGTGGCCCTGATAAATAGAAAAAAAGGAGTCTTTATTCAGATCCGTAGTCATTGGCGTATTGTTATCCTTGTCGGATTTCTGCAGACCTTTATGCTCTATGGTTTCTTCTTTTACTCTCTAACATTTATGAAAGCCTCCACAGGGGCTATTGTAAATGGAATAGGGCCTCTTCTTGTTGCCCTGGTTGCTCATTTCACCTTATCTGCAAATAAATTGAAGAAGAGTCAGTTTTTCTGCCTTCTAATGGGAGTGGCCGGAGTGTTCCTTGTTACTTATAATGGAGCTGCCGATGGAAGCACTGGATTAGAAAGCCTTAACTCCTCCGAAACCAGGGGCATACTCCTCATGCTGGGGGGACTCATCTCCGGGGCATTTGCCAGTGTGGCTGTGACAAAAAGTCCGGATTCCCTGGATCCTTTTGTTCTCAATGCAGGACAGCTTATTATTGGCAGCCTGGGCCTGCTCCTGGCTGGTTTTATTCAGGGAGACCATTTTTATTACGGTATACCCGATTTAGGATTCTGGATTTCCCTCCTATGGCTGATGTTCGTAACAGGAGGAGGGTTTTCCATCTGGTATTATCTTTTGAAAGTCAGGAAAGAGGCTCTCTCAGAAATAGCAGTCTGGCGATTTCTGATCCCTCTGGGTGGATCTGTTTTAAGCTGGATATTTATGAAAAATGATAATCCGACGTTCCTTTCCTTTTGTGGAATGACTTTGACCGCACTTTCTATCTTTTTGTTTTACAGGATTTCATCCTCCCGGGAAAATCCTGAGATCCTGAAAGAAGGGGAGTTCTGA
- the loaP gene encoding antiterminator LoaP, with amino-acid sequence MSCYVIQVTTGKELECRTWLMKTGKFEEKSLLYPRRKLRLRKKGKWFEKNEPLFSGYLFFMTDEILPDQVLAVRQTPGIFSFLKMDGRPVPLSEEEERQMSRFLKSGEIAGFSKVVFEEDHSIRILKGPLMGFEGQIVKVDRRKSRIKVRLSLYKEAFLIDFGFDAVENTENPAKTD; translated from the coding sequence ATGTCCTGCTATGTGATCCAGGTGACAACAGGTAAAGAGCTGGAATGCCGAACCTGGTTGATGAAAACCGGTAAGTTTGAAGAAAAATCTCTCCTCTATCCACGACGAAAACTAAGATTGCGCAAGAAGGGAAAGTGGTTTGAAAAAAATGAGCCTTTATTTTCGGGGTATCTTTTTTTTATGACAGACGAAATCCTGCCTGATCAAGTGCTTGCCGTACGGCAGACACCGGGGATCTTCTCTTTTTTAAAAATGGATGGCCGGCCTGTACCCCTTTCTGAAGAGGAGGAGCGGCAGATGAGCCGATTCCTGAAATCAGGTGAAATAGCCGGATTTTCAAAGGTGGTCTTTGAAGAAGACCATTCCATTCGCATTCTTAAGGGCCCTCTCATGGGGTTTGAAGGGCAGATCGTCAAGGTTGATAGGCGAAAGAGTCGCATTAAGGTTCGTCTCTCCCTGTATAAAGAGGCCTTTTTGATTGATTTTGGCTTTGATGCCGTTGAAAATACCGAAAATCCCGCAAAGACTGATTAA
- the cmoB gene encoding tRNA 5-methoxyuridine(34)/uridine 5-oxyacetic acid(34) synthase CmoB has product MTTLSLAASYLSDRYFDSYPGEVNTERLVVRRKEQSELLEKPSARVYQDPYEKILERSGDSMSFDGDTVRFGHDGLLDSQQQDALSASLKSLIPWRKGPFHYYGRDIDSEWQSYLKWNRVASRLPDLKNKKICDIGCNNEYYMYRMLSQDPWFILGIDPMVRYYFHHQLNRKFYRDSRINFDLLGVDDMDLFPGFYDVVFFMGIIYHRRNPVQTLNLINESMKSGGTLILESSGIPGNDPYCLFPDGRYMKAPGYWFLPTAAALKNMLARTGFHKIEVFENFKLDVNEQRQTDWAIYESLEHFLDPDDPDKTVEGYPAPVRIYIRAEKR; this is encoded by the coding sequence ATGACGACTCTTTCCCTGGCAGCCTCCTATCTGTCGGATCGCTATTTTGATTCCTACCCGGGAGAAGTCAACACAGAAAGACTTGTCGTCCGGAGAAAGGAACAGTCGGAACTGCTGGAAAAGCCTTCGGCAAGAGTCTATCAGGACCCTTATGAAAAGATTCTGGAACGCAGTGGTGACTCAATGAGTTTTGATGGAGATACCGTCCGTTTCGGTCATGACGGTCTTTTGGATTCACAACAGCAGGATGCTCTATCAGCATCCCTGAAGTCATTGATCCCCTGGCGGAAGGGTCCTTTTCACTATTATGGCAGAGATATTGATTCCGAGTGGCAAAGCTATCTCAAATGGAATCGTGTGGCCTCCCGGCTGCCGGATCTGAAGAATAAAAAGATCTGTGATATCGGATGTAATAACGAGTATTATATGTACCGTATGCTGTCACAGGACCCCTGGTTTATCCTGGGGATCGACCCCATGGTCCGTTATTATTTTCATCATCAGTTGAACAGAAAATTTTACAGAGATTCCCGGATTAACTTTGATCTCCTTGGCGTGGATGACATGGATCTATTCCCCGGCTTTTACGATGTTGTCTTCTTTATGGGAATCATATATCACAGAAGAAATCCAGTGCAGACTCTGAATCTCATTAATGAGTCTATGAAATCCGGAGGAACCCTGATTCTTGAATCCAGTGGAATCCCCGGAAATGATCCCTACTGTCTTTTTCCAGACGGTCGTTATATGAAGGCGCCGGGATACTGGTTTCTCCCCACGGCGGCAGCTCTAAAGAACATGCTCGCCCGTACGGGATTTCATAAAATTGAAGTCTTTGAAAATTTTAAACTGGATGTAAATGAGCAGCGGCAGACGGATTGGGCTATTTATGAATCGCTGGAGCATTTTCTGGATCCTGATGATCCTGATAAGACAGTGGAGGGGTATCCTGCTCCGGTCCGAATATACATCAGAGCTGAGAAGAGGTAA
- a CDS encoding YitT family protein → MTGRVKSFFTEIPSYLKITAACLIMALGMSLFLIPNKIAAGGLSGIGIVLFHLFNFPVGVSVLILNIPLFLLSWRLLGTSFGVKTLFATVVFSVFVDVTAFLTPMTDDLLLSVLFGGALVGLGLGLIFRENATTGGTDLAAKIIHRIVPFISIGQVLLIIDALVVVLAALVFRQYDLALYASVAIFITARIIDVVVIGINYSKAAYIISLQSGRISSRIMDELSRGVTELKGRGMFTGMDRPVLLCVLRRRDVPLMKKIVLEEDPEAFIFISDVREVLGEGFSFEQKR, encoded by the coding sequence ATGACAGGTCGAGTGAAATCTTTTTTCACTGAGATTCCATCCTATCTGAAAATCACCGCAGCCTGCCTGATCATGGCCTTGGGTATGAGTCTTTTTTTGATTCCTAACAAAATCGCGGCTGGTGGCCTTTCGGGTATCGGTATCGTATTGTTTCATCTATTTAATTTCCCCGTTGGTGTGTCCGTCCTTATTTTGAATATACCTCTATTCCTTTTATCCTGGAGATTGCTGGGCACTTCTTTTGGAGTGAAGACCCTCTTTGCCACAGTTGTATTTTCTGTTTTTGTGGATGTAACAGCTTTTTTAACTCCAATGACGGATGATCTGCTTCTTTCTGTTCTCTTTGGCGGAGCCCTTGTCGGATTGGGACTGGGCCTTATTTTCAGGGAAAACGCAACAACCGGTGGTACAGATCTGGCTGCGAAAATCATACATAGAATTGTTCCCTTTATCTCGATTGGACAGGTGCTCCTGATCATTGATGCCCTTGTTGTCGTATTGGCAGCCCTGGTATTCCGTCAGTATGATTTGGCTTTGTATGCCTCAGTCGCCATTTTTATTACGGCTCGGATTATTGATGTCGTTGTTATCGGCATCAACTACAGCAAGGCTGCTTATATTATATCTCTTCAGTCCGGCAGGATCAGCAGCCGCATTATGGATGAGTTGAGCCGTGGAGTGACTGAGCTAAAAGGACGGGGTATGTTCACCGGTATGGACAGGCCGGTTCTTTTGTGTGTTCTCAGAAGACGGGATGTTCCCCTAATGAAGAAAATTGTGCTGGAAGAAGACCCGGAAGCCTTTATCTTTATATCTGATGTGAGAGAAGTTCTGGGCGAAGGATTTAGTTTTGAGCAGAAAAGATAA
- a CDS encoding aminopeptidase P family protein, translated as MTTKEKLIALRTKMKERGLQAYIIFSSDPHGSEYVSDHWRCRSWISGFTGSAGTVVVTLQDAGLWTDFRYFIQATEELKDSGIKLFKMGEPGVPPFIDWLADSLEDESVVGMDGRTLTLKDWEAMAVPFTPRQIRIDGQDDLIGELWLDRPSEALEPVWLLSDEEAGVKSRDKISDIRRIMTQGHVDATIISSLDDIAWILNMRGGDVPYNPVIQSFLYISLKELIWFVDDRKLDESIHTALQSLGVQWLPYGEVEQRMSMLESDITLYVSPERSSSALISALPEGIKVVKGIDFSTRLKAEKNQGEQKRIRKVMEKDGVALVRFIIWLRRRLEEGVLSELEAAKALKGFRSEQDGFLGESFSPIPAYKAHGAICHYEAKEQNQFFLEKDSLFLIDSGGQYKEGTTDITRTLALGAPTEREILDYTLVLKGHIALSQAVFPAGTRGYQLDILARMALWNAGLNYGHGTGHGVGYILNVHEGPQKISPHPIDETLRPGMVCSNEPGIYREGQHGIRIENLILVQPWTECPENETFYRFETLSLCPYERSLIDSSLLTRDEIGWVNNYQEEVFRRLSPLLGEKAKIWLREETLEIT; from the coding sequence ATGACAACAAAAGAGAAGCTGATTGCATTAAGAACTAAGATGAAAGAAAGGGGCCTGCAGGCCTATATCATTTTCAGTTCAGATCCCCATGGTAGTGAATATGTCTCTGATCACTGGCGCTGTCGAAGTTGGATCAGTGGATTTACCGGTAGTGCCGGAACCGTCGTTGTCACCCTTCAGGATGCCGGTCTTTGGACGGATTTCCGGTATTTCATTCAGGCAACGGAAGAACTGAAAGATTCGGGAATTAAACTCTTTAAAATGGGAGAACCCGGGGTTCCTCCCTTCATTGACTGGTTGGCGGATTCACTGGAAGACGAATCAGTGGTGGGGATGGACGGCAGAACGCTGACCCTGAAAGACTGGGAGGCCATGGCTGTCCCTTTTACTCCCCGACAGATAAGAATTGACGGACAGGATGACCTGATTGGAGAGCTCTGGTTAGACCGGCCTTCTGAAGCACTTGAACCGGTATGGCTTCTGAGTGATGAGGAAGCCGGTGTGAAGAGCAGAGATAAAATTTCTGATATACGGAGAATCATGACTCAGGGACATGTGGATGCCACGATCATTTCATCCCTGGATGATATTGCCTGGATTCTGAATATGAGGGGCGGGGACGTTCCTTATAATCCGGTGATTCAGAGCTTCCTCTATATTTCATTAAAAGAATTGATATGGTTCGTGGATGACAGGAAATTGGATGAAAGTATTCACACCGCACTCCAGTCTCTGGGTGTTCAATGGCTTCCCTATGGTGAAGTCGAGCAACGTATGTCAATGCTGGAATCGGATATCACACTCTATGTCAGTCCCGAGCGGAGTAGTTCTGCACTGATTTCTGCACTTCCCGAGGGAATCAAGGTCGTCAAAGGAATCGATTTTTCTACTCGTCTGAAAGCCGAAAAGAATCAGGGAGAGCAGAAGCGTATCCGGAAAGTCATGGAAAAAGACGGAGTAGCCCTTGTTCGATTTATCATATGGTTGAGAAGGCGACTGGAAGAGGGCGTTCTTTCAGAGCTTGAGGCGGCAAAAGCTCTGAAGGGATTCAGGTCTGAACAGGACGGCTTTTTGGGTGAAAGTTTCAGCCCCATTCCTGCCTATAAGGCTCATGGAGCTATCTGTCATTATGAAGCAAAGGAGCAGAATCAGTTCTTTCTGGAAAAAGACAGCCTCTTTCTGATTGATTCGGGTGGGCAGTACAAGGAAGGGACGACTGATATTACCAGAACCCTGGCTCTGGGTGCTCCCACGGAGCGGGAGATTCTGGATTATACCCTTGTTCTGAAGGGACATATTGCCCTTTCCCAGGCTGTTTTCCCTGCAGGGACCAGAGGGTATCAGCTGGATATTCTGGCAAGGATGGCCCTATGGAATGCCGGTTTGAATTACGGACATGGAACAGGCCATGGGGTTGGTTATATTCTCAACGTTCATGAAGGTCCCCAGAAGATCAGTCCCCATCCGATAGATGAGACTCTGAGGCCGGGAATGGTTTGCTCCAATGAACCCGGGATCTACAGAGAAGGTCAGCATGGTATCCGTATCGAAAATCTGATACTTGTTCAGCCCTGGACAGAATGTCCCGAAAACGAGACATTTTACAGGTTTGAGACTCTCAGTTTATGCCCCTATGAAAGGTCACTTATAGACAGTTCTCTCCTGACCCGGGATGAGATAGGGTGGGTCAACAATTATCAGGAAGAAGTTTTCAGAAGATTGTCCCCCCTGCTGGGGGAAAAAGCGAAGATCTGGTTGAGGGAAGAAACACTTGAAATCACTTGA
- the cmoA gene encoding carboxy-S-adenosyl-L-methionine synthase CmoA, translating into MSRKDKVFEDKNPVVRAFEFNESVAHVFDDMAQRSIPHYKDVQSMVATLGLTFYQDGTRIYDLGCSTGTTIALLLKGLKDHGLSDYTIKGIDSSAPMCREAEEKLSTLDIEKGRVLIEEADIMEEPIENASVVIMNYTLQFIDPFQRESLIRKIYTGLNHNGILLVSDKTLQSHTDLSRIFVDNYYNLKRKNGYSELEISRKREALENVLIPYPIREEENLFRICGFEAVDLFYTWYNFSSFICLKKGQ; encoded by the coding sequence TTGAGCAGAAAAGATAAGGTTTTTGAAGATAAAAATCCTGTTGTCCGTGCCTTTGAGTTCAATGAAAGTGTGGCCCATGTCTTTGATGATATGGCTCAAAGGAGCATACCCCACTACAAGGATGTTCAGTCCATGGTGGCCACCCTGGGACTAACCTTTTACCAGGACGGGACCCGAATCTATGATCTAGGCTGTTCCACCGGAACTACGATTGCTCTTCTGTTGAAGGGTTTAAAAGACCATGGTCTGAGTGATTACACTATAAAAGGAATCGATTCCTCGGCTCCTATGTGCAGGGAAGCAGAAGAAAAATTATCCACTCTGGACATTGAAAAGGGTCGTGTACTGATAGAAGAAGCAGATATCATGGAAGAACCCATTGAGAATGCCTCTGTCGTTATCATGAATTATACCCTTCAGTTTATCGATCCCTTTCAACGGGAAAGTCTGATCCGAAAAATATATACGGGTCTGAATCATAATGGGATACTTCTGGTGAGTGACAAAACTCTCCAGTCCCATACGGATTTGAGCCGGATTTTTGTGGATAATTACTACAATTTAAAACGTAAAAACGGATACAGCGAACTGGAAATATCCCGAAAAAGGGAAGCCCTGGAAAATGTTCTTATTCCCTATCCCATCAGGGAGGAGGAAAACTTGTTCAGAATCTGTGGTTTTGAAGCGGTCGATCTTTTTTACACATGGTATAATTTTTCCTCCTTTATCTGCCTGAAAAAAGGACAATGA
- a CDS encoding TerB family tellurite resistance protein, which yields MSGSRGFIGGVIGFILGLMSGLPFMGIIGAVIGSSIGRSLSFQSGSSRQYNFFQGRSGGMGQQSYSGALNSGQVFFSSVFSMLGKLSIADGSISESEKNTISNFMRTDLRLDPVSQQSAMDIFNAAIRSGNSFESYARQFYQSFAGNAQFTELVLDILLRVAASDGKIHREEERLIQEAVGIFGYSQTSYDRLKSRYGLGGSGAAGMGGASTSSASYGILGCSPSDEDDVIRKAYRKKVSEFHPDKISAKGLPEEFTKFANERFNEIQQAWDSIRKERNLR from the coding sequence GGGCGGTCATTGGCAGTTCCATCGGCAGAAGTTTATCTTTTCAGTCCGGTTCCTCGAGGCAATATAATTTCTTTCAGGGACGTTCCGGTGGTATGGGTCAGCAGTCCTACTCTGGAGCCTTGAATTCGGGACAAGTTTTTTTCTCCTCTGTATTCTCTATGCTGGGGAAACTGTCTATAGCAGACGGGTCTATATCTGAGAGTGAAAAAAATACCATATCCAATTTTATGCGCACAGATCTGAGGCTCGACCCAGTCAGCCAGCAGTCGGCCATGGATATCTTTAACGCAGCCATCCGTTCAGGAAATAGTTTTGAATCCTATGCCCGTCAGTTCTACCAGAGTTTTGCCGGTAATGCCCAGTTCACAGAACTTGTTCTGGATATACTCCTTCGGGTGGCAGCATCTGATGGTAAAATTCACAGGGAAGAAGAGCGGTTGATCCAGGAGGCTGTAGGGATCTTCGGGTACAGCCAGACATCCTATGACCGGCTGAAAAGCAGGTATGGATTAGGCGGTTCCGGAGCTGCTGGTATGGGTGGAGCAAGTACCAGCAGTGCTTCTTATGGAATCCTGGGCTGTTCACCTTCTGACGAAGATGATGTTATCCGCAAAGCCTATAGAAAAAAGGTTTCCGAGTTTCATCCTGACAAAATTTCAGCCAAGGGTCTACCTGAGGAGTTCACGAAATTTGCCAATGAACGTTTTAATGAAATACAGCAGGCCTGGGACAGCATCCGCAAGGAAAGAAATCTTCGATGA